The Besnoitia besnoiti strain Bb-Ger1 chromosome IV, whole genome shotgun sequence genome contains a region encoding:
- a CDS encoding clathrin adaptor complex small chain subfamily protein (encoded by transcript BESB_057110), which yields MASIRVSGVAILDSEGERLAVKYSRTVSPSRAQAQETKARRDGDVKDFASQRQLEQQLVQRFAKLVGRNEVEAFEVGEYVALGQSMNDVLLFLVAEDGANEILLLEVFNTLTSVLTSLTNGQVGKKQILDNLDVVFLMLDEVFDNGLVLQLDPGVVLARIHMQDDETAVSSAGAGGEAPSAQTAFNQAISSAKENLIRSLLSGGP from the exons ATGGCGTCCATCCGCGTGAGCGGCGTGGCGATCCTCGACTCGGAGGGCGAGCGCTTGGCCGTAAAGTATTCGCGGAcggtctctccctcgcgggcgcaggctcaggagacgaaggcgaggcgagacggagaCGTGAAAGACTTCGCTTCCCAGCGCCAActggagcagcagctcgtccAGCGATTCGCGAAGCTCGTCGGCAGGAACGAAG TGGAAGCCTTTGAAGTCGGCGAGTATGTCGCCCTGGGGCAAAGCATGAACGAtgtccttctctttctcgtcgcCGAGGATGGCGCCAACGAAATTCTCCTTCTCGAGGTCTTCAACACGCTCACTTCAGTCTTGACGTCTCTCACCAA CGGCCAAGTTGGAAAGAAGCAGATCCTCGACAACCTTGACGTCGTCTTCCTGATGCTGGACGAGGTTTTCGATAACGG CCTGGTCCTCCAGCTCGACCCCGGCGTCGTCTTGGCGCGAATCCACATGCAGGATGACGAGACCGCCGtcagcagcgcgggcgccggcggcgaggcaccTTCGGCACAGACAGCATTCAATCAG GCCATCTCCAGCGCAAAGGAGAATCTCATTCGAAGCCTCCTCAGCGGAGGTCCCTGA
- a CDS encoding selenide, water dikinase (encoded by transcript BESB_057120): MNLFKGKAAGGACQTIAQDLVLIGGGHAHIFLLKQWEERPVRRVRLTLVAPEIDTPYSPMVPGFVSGAYSWDQCQVDLVRLCQKANARFVRASAIGVDREKQVIFCDDGRPPLRYDILSIDTGSAPTVPVSVEADSVEGAAAPLSPFPAGVAPVKPVEQFCERWQAALKRIEAAAAAAWSRELCAPPGSAAEGEKRLENDAESQAPQQDGEAGETRADAVACRVFNVVLVGAGAVAVELAFAMQVAVQAKLELMKAEAALEVKKEDNSEACEQVRQQRASQDKLFRVDFHILAKSETLLPECAPAIQKRVARLLDERGIATHLNCEASSVAVQRAAVADSEQNAENLEEDGGKAVAGAEKTQKAVTCADGRVFAFDECFWCCDAAPQPWLVNTGLELTLDGFLAVDSTLRSVNTPNVFAAGDVAEIVGAPAPKPGAFSARAGPPLNTNLRRVLADGEGARLSAWTPAKLEVPFIDCGNGYAVGLKGGIAFEGALAWNVKSREDLAWMNSLQEDLSPPSAPPSAAPSKAPSASLSKASIGSSGGSQSWLGRFFSAGGSRAATSAVARKESQTGGATPSPPPKGSLLALLSRVKDDAKSAEKPEEEDEKMSKACELLLQYVREQKQAAEKANTKAGCKGGAGAASGGRAPAPKRRCGGCGAKVPSTVLRHAMQELQRDDAFQNRQHELLLQRLRGEKAADQPAGLEGPLALKSFRDLSLPALQQRIDREGGFFPPLFSRKEVLLGLEDADDGCIFAARPLNSQLDHDDGKEPEPLLVQTVDFFKVFYDDSFVMGRIAATHALSDCYAMGAEPLVALLTAVVPYSSESVMANNLLQLLGGCCSVLARENCQLAGGHSAQGRDACAGLTVTGRLAFRKLTEKPVEGASEGSGKPKAASRKAKKAATSADGGEGAEAQAAEAEDGEGKAPETSVDAEELERAAFLASPRCLDGLRYLSKGTALAKGGDVLILTKPLGIGFIMAGHMEGKARGRWVMGALDLMQVSNRAAAEIFMDFGAVACTDITGFGVLGHLLEMLRACRKDRVKAMEMVAARRAEVAAGPKACENQPEGTETSEADASSSSSTACNGKFQSLVCARLSLSSLPVLEGAAELMELGVHSSLFPYNARYFDAVSLKTMDTADASDSAAAAQAVPAVLPAKLPLIFDPQTSGGLLAAVPADRAEECVRRLREEGGYPSAVAIGSLFERQTFVPCTQKGASQATQPWENVVAAVECLF; this comes from the exons ATGAATCTGTTCAAAGGCaaagccgcgggcggcgcctgccagACGATTGCGCAGGATCTTGTTCTCATCGGAGGCGGGCACGCGCATATTTTTTTGCTGAAGCAGTGGGAAGAGCGTCCTGTGAGGCGCGTCAGGCTCACGCTCGTCGCCCCCGAGATTGACACGCCCTACAGCCCGATGGTACCAG GATTTGTCTCTGGGGCGTATTCGTGGGACCAGTGCCAGGTCGACCTGGTGCGCCTCTGCCAGAAGGCGAATGCGCGCTTcgttcgcgcctccgcgatcGGAGTTGACCGCGAGAAGCAAGTCATTTTCTGCGACGACGGCCGCCCACCTCTCAGATACGACATCCTCTCCATCGACACGGG GTCTGCGCCGACTGTCCCTGTCTCCGTCGAAGCGGACTCGGTggagggcgctgcggctccgctgtctcctttccCGGCTGGGGTCGCTCCTGTAAAGCCTGTGGAGCAGTTCTGCGAGCGCTGGCAAGCGGCCCTTAAGAGAAttgaggcggcggcggctgccgcgtggAGTCGCGAGctgtgcgcgccgccgggctccgctgccgagggcgagaagcgcctggAGAACGACGCTGAGAGCCAGGCGCCTCAGCAGGACGGAGAggctggagagacgcgcgcggatgcagtcgcctgccgcgtcttcaacgtcgtcctcgtcggcgcgggcgcggtcgcTGTCGAACTGGCCTTCGCGATGCAGGTCGCGGTGCAAGCGAAACTGGAACTTAtgaaggcggaggcagcgctgGAGGTGAAGAAAGAAGACAACAGTGAAGCTTGTGAGCAAGTCAGGCAGCAACGCGCGAGCCAGGATAAGCTTTTCCGCGTCGACTTTCATATCCTTGCAAAGTCCGAGACGCTTCTTCCCGAGTGCGCGCCGGCCATCCAG AAGCGCGTCGCACGCCTCCTTGACGAGCGCGGAATCGCGACACACCTGAACTGCGAGGCGTCCTCAGTCGCCGtccagcgcgcggccgtAGCAGACTCTGAGCAAAACGCAGAAAACTtggaggaggacggaggAAAGGCAgtggcaggcgcggagaaaacTCAGAAAGCCGTCACGTGCGCCGATGGCCGAGTGTTCGCCTTCGACGAGTGCTTCTGGTgctgcgacgctgcgccgcagccttgGCTTGT GAACACCGGGCTCGAGTTGACGTTGGATGGCTTCCTCGCGGTCGACTCCACACTGCGCTCTGTCAATACGCCGAacgtcttcgccgcag GCGACGTAGCGGAGAtcgtcggcgcgccggcacCGAAGCCTGGCGCCTTTTCGG CTCGCGCAGGCCCGCCGCTCAACACAAACCTTCGGCGCGTGttggcagacggcgagggcgcgcggctctctgcgtggACGCCTGCGAAGCTCGAAGTGCCTTTCATCGATTGCGGAAACGGCTACGCTGTCGGCCTGAAGGGCGGCATCGCCTTTGAAGGGGCCTTAGCCTGGAATGTGAAG AGTCGCGAGGACCTTGCGTGGATGAACTCGCTGCAGGAGGAtctgtcgccgccgagcgcgcctccgagcgccgcgccgtcaaAGGCGCCGAGTGCATCTCTGAGCAAGGCGAGCATTGGCTCGTCAGGCGGTTCGCAGAGTTGGCTCGGCCGTTTCTTCTCCGCAGGAGGCTCCCGCGCTGCGACTTCGGCAGTCGCGCGGAAGGAGTCGCagacgggcggcgcgacgccgtctccgccgcccaagggctcgctcctcgcgcttctgtcGCGCGTGAAGGACGACGCCAAGTCTGCTGAGAAgcccgaggaggaagacgagaagatGAGCAAAGCCTGCGAGCTCCTGCTCCAGTACGTGAGGGAGCAgaagcaggccgcggagaaggctaATACGAAGGCGGGATGCAAAGGCGGGGCGGGAGCCGCAtccggcggacgcgcgccggcgccgaagcggcgctgcggaggctgcggcgcgaaagTCCCTTCGACGGTGCTGAGGCACGCGATGCAGGAGCTGCAACGCGACGACGCGTTTCAGAATCGTCAGCACGAGTTGCTTCTCCAGCgactgcgcggcgagaaggcggcagacCAGCCGGCTGGCCTCGAAGGCCCGCTCGCGCTCAAGTCGTTCCGAGACTTGTCGCTCCCCGCCCTCCAGCAGCGCATtgacagagaaggcggcttCTTCCCGCCCCTGTTCAGCCGCAAGGAAGTGCTGCTTGGcctcgaagacgccgacgacgggtgcatcttcgctgcgcggccgctgaaCAGCCAGCTCGACCACGACGACGGAAAGGAGCCCGAGCCCCTCCTTGTGCAAACAGTGGACTTCTTTAA AGTCTTCTACGACGACAGCTTCGTGATGGGTCGCATCGCAGCTACGCACGCTCTCTCGGACTGCTACGCCATgggcgcagagccgctgGTGGCGCTCCTGACGGCTGTTGTCCCTTATTCTTCGGAGTCTGTG ATGGCGAATAacctgctgcagctcttgggcggctgctgctcagTCCTCGCGCGTGAGAACTGCCAGCTGGCTGGAGGCCACTCTGCGCAGGGCCGagatgcatgcgccggcCTCACGGTGACGGGTCGATTGGCTTTCCGCAAGCTCACCGAGAAGCCTGTAGAGGGCGCGTCCGAGGGCAGCGGCAAGCCAAAAGCTGCAAGcagaaaggcgaagaaagcggcCACGAGCGCtgacggcggagagggagcggaagcgcaggcggcggaggcggaggacggcgaaggaAAGGCGCCAGAGACATCGGTAGATGCTGAGGAGCTGGAacgcgcggccttcctcgcttcccCCAGATGCCTAGACGGCCTGAGATATCTGTCGAAGGGCACTGCGCTCGCGAAAGGAGGCGACGTCCTCATCCTCACGAAGCCTCTCGGCATCGGGTTCATCATGGCAGGGCACATGGAAGGCAAAGCTCGAGGAAG GTGGGTTATGGGAGCCCTCGACCTCATGCAAGTCTCAaatcgcgccgcggcggagattTTCATGGATTTCGGCGCTGTCGCGTGCACCGACATCACAG gctTCGGCGTCTTGGGGCACCTGCTGGAAATGCTGCGGGCTTGCCGAAAAGATCGCGTCAAGGCGATGGAGatggtcgcggcgcgccgagcggagGTCGCGGCAGGCCCGAAGGCTTGTGAAAACCAGCCAGAGGGCACGGAGACATCggaagcagacgcctcgAGTTCGTCGTCGACTGCCTGCAACGGCAAGTTCCAGTCGCTGGTGTGCGCCCGCCTGTCACTCTCGTCCTTGCCTGTGCTTGAGGGAGCTGCAGAGCTGATGGAGTTGGGCGTTCACTCTTCACTCTTCCCCTACAACGCGCGCTACTTTGACGCAGTCTCGCTCAAAACAATGGACACAGCCGACGCGTCggactctgcggcggccgcgcaggccgtgCCCGCGGTGCTCCCCGCGAAGCTGCCTCTGATCTTTGACCCGCAGACCTCTGGAGGCCTTTTGGCTGCTGTCcccgccgaccgcgccgaGGAATGCGTGCGTAGGCtgagggaggaaggaggctACCCCAGTGCCGTCGCCATTGGCTCTCTCTTCGAAAGACAAACATTCGTGCCCTGCACGCAAAAGGGAGCGAgccaggcgacgcagccgtgGGAGAATGtggtcgccgccgtcgaatGCCTGTTTTGA